The window CATCCTTGCCTAAGGTATGACCAACAATCATGGAATCGGCAAAGTTATAGGCTAATTGGAAGAAGGAACCAATTAGCAGGGGAATGGCAAACTGTAAGATAACTAGAATGGGTTTGCCCTTGGTTAAGTCGCTCATAAAATCTCCTTGGTAACAGAGGATAAGCCTACTAGAATGCATCATTTCTAATAGGCTTTTTCCTTATTTTAATGGGTTAAATCTTCAAAGTGGTCTACGGTATTATGGTCTGTAACAGCCATGATGAGTTCGTGGCTCTTGAAGATATAGTCTGGGGTTAGCTGGATGTTCAATTCCTGATTTTCTCCGCTACGGTAACCGATGATATTCATTTTGTAGTGCTGACGGAGTTTAAGTTCACCCAAGGTCTTACCAATCCATTTTGCAGGTGGATGGAATTCTACGATAGACACATTGCCTTCTAGTTCCAGGAGGCTAGTTGTATCTTTATGAAGAAGTTGCTTGGCCAGTGAAATACCTGTTTCACGTTCTGGAGAGATGACTTTGTCAGCACCGACACGGAGGAGAACTTCTTTGGCTGTGGTTCCCTTGACCTTGGCAACGACCATTGGTACTCCGAGAATCTTACTGTGCATAACAGCGAGCACACTGGATTCCAAATTATCTCCAGTTGCAACGACGACTGCATCACAGTTTCCAATGCCCGCAGCTCGCAAGAGAGAACGGTCTGTTATATCACCGACAATTCCTCGAGTGAGAATGGGTTCGAGGTGGTTAATCTGTTGTTCATGATTATCAATGGCAATGATATTGCAGTCATAATTGTGTAGGGTCTTAGCAATGGTGGTACCAAATACTCCTAAGCCCAGAATTCCGATAGTATAGTTTGGCATGATTTCTCCTTTTTAGAACCTATATTCACAAGTGAAGTGCTGAACTGTGCATACAGGTTCTTAAACTAACATAGATGATTTAGCGTATTGCAGGCTTTCTGTTTTAGAAGCCTTGCGGAGGGCAAGACTGGCCAGAATGGATAGGGGGCCAATGCGACCGAAGAACATGAGGGCCATGATAACAGCCTGTCCTGCCATGCTTAGTGATGGGGTTAGGTTGGCAGTTACTCCAACGGTTGCTAGGGCTGACATTACTTCAAAGACCAAGAAAAGTAAGGGTTGGTGCTTGTCTGTGATAGCGAGGGCAAATAAGCCTGCTAAAAATACAAGAAGGAAGACAGAGAAGGTCGCAAAGGCCTTGCGGATGGTCAGGCTGTCAATGGTTCGACCAAGGAAGTTGGTATGGGGCAGTCCCAAAATCTCGCTTCGGGCATAGAGGATCAAGGTCAGAAAGGCTGTAATTTTGATTCCTCCTGCTGTTCCACCTGGTGCTCCTCCCAACATCATTTGGAAGATGTAGATGAGGAGGGTGATGGGTTCAGCCTGGGTATAATCAATGCTGGCAAATCCTGCCGTTCGCATGGTCACCGTTTGGAAAAAGCTAGCCAATAGTTTGTGACCAAAGGATAGTTGACCAATGGTAGCAGGGTTGTTCCACTCTGTAAGTAAGGTCAACAGGGTTCCTAATCCCAAAATAGTTGCAGTTAAGCCTAGAACGACCTTGGTATGAAAACCTAATTTGGGAAGATGGTGTTTTTGACCAAGCTGTGTATGTAAATCAAACCAGACTGAAAATCCAAGTCCTCCCATGATGATGAGGCTGGCTAAGGTCAGATTTATCAGAGGATTGTCAACATAGCGGACAATGCTGTTGGCTCCGAAATTATCAAAACCAGCATTACAAAAAGCTGAAACAGCTAAGAAAATAGAAGTAAATAAACCCTTAGCCCAACCAAATTCTGGCACGAAATGAAAGGATAGGAGAATGGCTCCCAGTGTTTCAATGGCTAGGGTAAATCCAAAAACAGACTTGAGAAAGCTTCTAAAATGCTTGGTATCGGAGCGATTGAGGGCTTCTTGGAGGGTTGCCATACTCATAAAATTGATTTTCCGACCACCTCGTAGGGCAAAGAGACCGACAAAGCCAACCAGGCTCAGTCCTCCAATCTGAATGAGTAACATACAGATGATTTGACCCACTGTAGAATAGGTATCAGCAACAGCCTTTGTAAACAATCCTGTCACGCAGACCATTGAAACGGTTGTAAACAGATGGTCCCAATAACTAGCAGTCGATGTAGGAACTTGCGAAATGGGCAGACTGAGTAAGAGAGAGCCGACCAGTATAACGAGTAGAAAGCTCAGAATAATTCGTTGACTGGGAGTAAGGTGTATCTTAAATGCTTTCATAAAGCTACCTTTTCAAAAAAATAAAGATGAGCATATTGTAGCACAAATAGGGAAAAAAGTAAGCGACAAAGTGGACGATTTTGTAATAAAAAAGGCTGGCCTTGCGCCAGCACGATAATTAGGAAGAGTTCTCCTGTTCTATTGGTCTAACTCCTTATTTTTTCAACTGTCCAACAAAGAGCAGGATAGCAAGGATTCCCCAAAATCCAGCTAGGAGCGGTTTGATTTGACCAGTGAAAAATCCAATGGATAAGGTTAGGACAAGACCTGCAATGAGAAACCAGAGCAGTGGTTTACGATAAAGATGGATAGCTTCTTGGAAAGCATTTGATTCTGGGCTGGTAGTTTGCCAGTCACTATTCAAGATTGGAAGTATAGTGAACGGTAAGATAAAGATTGGTGGATTGTCCCCAGTCAGGTAGCTATGTATATACAGGCTACAAATTGTTGTATAGGAGAGAACAATCAAAGTGAGTATGAGTTTTGGTTTGTTAACGTTCATCTGTTTTCTCCTTTTTGAAATACAATCGATAAAGAATAGCCAGAGCAAATCCAGCAGGAAGGATGAGAACACGTGGTTTGACATGTCCTAGCCAAATGCCCACGGAATAGGTCAAGGTCATGGCAAACAGGGCAAAGATGGCTTGGATGATATAGTAGCGTTTTTCTTCTGTTTTAAAGGATCTGATAATCTGAATGGTCGGTAAGGTAAGCAAGAATGAACCACTAATCGGCTCATTGACCATGTAAGAGTAGATGAAGAAGGTAGAAAATAAAGCATAAAATAGAACAAAAAATCGACAGGTTTGTTTGGGTGTAAAAGGTTTATTCATTGGGTCTGCTCCTTATTTTTTCTTTGCAGTATCTGCTTCCAGTTTTTGCAGATAGGCAAGGGCAGACAGGGCTAGACTGGCAAAGAGGCCCATCATGCCACCGAAGAGGAGGGATTTTACGTGGAAGATGGAATCCAGTAGGGGAAGCTGGAGGCTAAAGAGGTCTGCCAGCCCAGCAAAGAGGCTAGATAGCAGGGCAACTCCCAGTCCCCAAAGAATTGGGTTAAGGAGCCGACCTTGTCTTTCCTCAAGGCTAAGTTCATCCAAGTCATATTGGGGCAAGTCAGCATGGAGGGTCTGCATATTGACGATACCAATTAGGATAATACTGAAGAAGGCAATGATCATTGGATAGTAGGTAGCCACCTCGACAGGATAGCGGTAGGCTAGGAAGTAGGCGATGGCATTTCCGAGAGCTAGGAAGTAGAAGTAGTAGATAAAGGCTATTCCCCCAATCTCATCTGCCTTAGTCCGTCGGTACTCGTCTAAAGGTCCGCGAATACCATAAACGTGCCGTATCATGTTTTGGATCCACTTAGGTTCTTTTTTGGAAATAGCAGAGCTGACAGTCAGTTGTTCTGCTTTTTTCATGCGCTTGCGTAACATGATTTCGATAGCAATGCCTGTGAAAATACCACCTAGACAGGCTGCAAGGAATTTTCGGAGGTCAAATAGGTGGTCGAGAGGATTGAGTCCCTCCATCCAGGCACCAAAAACAACAGTCCAAATATACATAACGGCAGTGAAATAGAGGGTGAATTTGAAACTTGCTCCCTTGAGCTGCTTCTGTTCCTTGCTAGTCAATTCTTCTACATCTACACTGTCCACTTGGCTGTGGCGCATCTTGGATGCCATATACATACTGGCGGAAAGAGTGGATAGGAGTAGAGCAGTTGGGTAGCCATAGGCGACGACTTCTGGGTAGCGTTTGGATAGGGCGAGTGCCAGTAGGGTAAGAGCCATGGTGCCCCAAAAGAGCAGGATAAAGCAGGTATTGCCCAGTCGGAAGGCTTCTTGTTTGCGATATTCATCCAAGGGACCTGCGATACCGTAAAATCGTTTGATCAATTTATCTTGAAAGGTTTCCTTTTTCATACGATACTCCTCTTTACTTACGACGGAAAATGAGTGGTAGATAAGATAATCCTAAGAAGTAGATTGCCCCGGTAATCAGAAGTTGTATCCAGAATTTGGCTTGGCTGATAATGTGCAAGATGTCTGCTCTGCTATTGCCCCAAAGCTGAAAGAGAACAAAGAGAGGGATAAAAATGAGAGTGGAGATAAGGGCTTTGCGTGTATTCTTTTTCATGGTAATTTTTCCTTTCTATTCATTCCAAAAGAGGCTGTTGAGGTCAGTCTGTAAAGCTTTGGCTAGGTTGATACAGAGGTCTAGCGAGGGGTTGTACTTGTTGTTTTCAATCATGTTGATGGTCTGCCTGGATACGCCGATGGCCTTGGCTAAATCCAGCTGGGAAATACCTAGCAGTAGGCGGTAGTCTTTGACACGGTTCATGTGCCCTCCTTTCTATGTCAATTATATCTGACACAATTGTCTAAAAATGAGAGGATAGGTTGGCTATCCTTTTAAAATGTTGTCAATTATATCCGACATATAACTGTAAAAAAATGTGGGAGGCCTCCCTGGTTATGTCAACTATATCTGACATCTTTCTGTAATGTTATTATATACCTATCCAGAAATCTTGTCAACTATATTTGACATATTTTTTGTAAAAAGTTTGCAACATCTTTTTGATTTATTTTGTGGTACAATAGATAAGATATGAGCAAGGAATTTAATCACACTACTGTGCTTTTGCATGAAACAGTAGATATGTTAGACATCAAACCAAATGGAATTTATGTAGATGCAACGCTGGGTGGGGCGGGTCATAGCGAATACCTGCTCAGTCAGTTGACAGATGGTGGGCATCTTTATGCCTTTGACCAGGATCAGACGGCTATTGATCATGCCCAAATCCGCTTGGCAGCCTACATTGAAAAGGGACAAGTCACCTTTATCAAGGACAATTTCCGCAACCTCAAGGTCCGCTTGGCAGAACTTGGTGTGACAGAAATTGATGGGATTTGTTACGATCTAGGTGTGTCCAGTCCTCAGTTGGATGAGCGAGAGCGAGGTTTTTCCTACAAGCAGGATGCCCCTCTTGATATGCGGATGAACCGTGAGGGACATTTGACAGCCTATGATGTGGTCAATACCTATGATTATCATGACTTGGTGCGGATTTTCTTCAAATATGGAGAGGATAAGTTTTCCAAGCAGATTGCTCGTAAGATTGAACAGGCTAGGGACATCAAGCCCATTGAAACCACAACTGAGTTGGCAGAGCTGATCAAGTCTGCTAAGCCTGCCAAGGAACTCAAGAAGAAGGGCCATCCGGCCAAGCAGATTTTCCAAGCTATTCGGATTGAAGTCAATGATGAATTAGGTGCGGCGGATGAGTCTATCCAGCAGGCTATTGATCTCTTGGCTTTGGATGGACGTATCTCGGTCATTACCTTCCATTCCTTGGAAGATCGTCTGACCAAACAACTCTTTAAGGAAGCTAGCACCATTGATGTGCCCAAAGGCTTGCCTTTTATCCCAGATGATTTAAAGGCGCCACTGGAGTTGGTCAACCGCAAGCCGATTTTGCCGAGTCAGGAGGAGTTGGAGGCCAATAACCGGGCCCACTCAGCCAAATTACGTGTAGCTAAGAGAGTACATAAGTAGGAGAAGAATCTATGTTACAAGAAAAACGTAGAGAAGCCACCATGCGAGTGATTGGTGATAAGTTTAAAACCTTCACCCGTGTAGAAAAAGCCTTTTATACAAGTATTATCCTATCCGGTCTGGCCTTGGCGATAGGGATTATTTTCTTGCAGACCCGTTTGATTCAAGTCCAGTCTGAAATGGCCAAGGTCAATCAAAACATCAACCAAAAACAGATTGAAATCAATGATGCCAAACAGGCTGTTAACGAACTCACTCGTTCTGCTCGTCTGATGGAAATTGCTGAGAAGGCCGGATTAACATTTAACAACGACAATATTGGAGTAGCTGAATAATGCCCAGAAGAAACAATAAACTCTTACAATATGTTTTGAAAAAACGATATATTCCGTCCCAAAATCGTCGAAAAGTGGGCCAAGGTCTGCTGTTTTTGACGGTTTTAGTCTTTTTTATCTTTCTATTTAATTTTGCCTTTATTATCGGAACGGATAGCAAGGCAGGGGTAAAACTGTCTGAGAGGGCAGATGCTGTTCATCAGAAAGAGGTAACCATCCAGGCAAAACGTGGAACAATCTATGATCGTACGGGGATTCCTATCGCAGAAGATTCTACCACCTATACCGTTTATGCCATTATTGATAAGGAATATGTATCAGAACTGAAAAAAATTCTCTATGTTGAGGACAGTCAATTTACTAAGGTGGCGGATATTTTCAAAAAACACCTTGGGATGGAGACGGATTATGTTCTTCAGCAGTTGAGACAGCCAGAATTAAAGCAGGTTTACTTTGGAACATTAGGGAAAAATATTTCTTATAGTACCATGACCACTATCCAGGAGGAGATGAAGGCTGCTGGGATTGAGGGGATTGCCTTCAATGCCAGTCCAGGACGGATGTATCCAAATGGTAACTTCGCATCCATCTTTGTCGGACTTGCCAACTTGATTGAAAACAAGGATGGCAGTCATAGCCTGCAAGGGATGAGTGGTATGGAGTACTACCTCAACGATATTCTAGCTGGTCAGGATGGCAAGGTTGTTTATGAAAAGGATAGCCAGGGTCGAGTTTTGCCAGGGACAGAAACGGTGAAAGAGGCCACTATCAATGGTCAGGATGTTTATACGACTATTTCAGCAGACCTGCAGCGGTCACTAGAAACCAATATGAATACCTTCTTTGATACTGCCAGAGGTCGTTATGCAAATGCCACCTTGGTTTCGGCTAGGACTGGAGAAATTTTAGCAACGACGCAACGTCCCAGCTATGATTCAGACACTAAGGAAGGCTTGGGACAAGAGGGACTCCTAGAACGTTCGCTCCTTTACCAAGAAGCCTTTGAACCTGGTTCTACCATGAAGGTCTTGACGGTCGCATCAGCTATTGATAACGGTACTTTCGATCCAAATGCCTACTATACCAATAATGAGTATGTGATTGCCGATGCAAAAATCAATGACTGGACCCTCAATGATGGGATGTCTGCCGTGACCTTGAACTACGCCCAAGGCTTCTCCCTGTCAAGTAACGTTGGTATGACCCTGCTCCAACAGCAGATGGGGGATGAGAAATGGTTGAATTACCTGACTAAGTTTCGTTTTGGTTACCCAACCCGTTTCGGTATGGGAGATGAGGCCCCTGGTTTGGTACCTGAAGACAATATCGTAACCATTGCCATGTCCACTTTCGGTCAGGGGATTTCTGCCAATCAGGCTCAGATGATCAGAAGTTTCACTTCCATTGCTAATAATGGGGTCATGTTGGAGCCAAAATTTATTTCTGCTCTCTATGATCCCAATACGGAGTCGGCTCGTATTTCTGATAAAGAAGAGGTGGGCAATCCTGTTTCAGAAAAAGCGGCAGATGATACCCTTCGCTACATGATCAATGTCGGAGCAGATCCCATTTTCGGAACTCTCTATTCTCATGATATACAAGGCCCAGCCATCCAGGTGGAAGGGTATGATATTGCCATGAAATCAGGGTCTGCCGAAATTGCCAGTGAAGATGGCCAGGGTTATATTAAAGGAGCCTATATCAACTCGGTAGTGGCCATGATTCCTGCTGAGGACCCGGAATTTATTATGTATGTGACCATTCGTCAGCCAGAAGTGCTAAATGTTCTGTCTTGGGATAGTATTATTAGTCCGACCTTAAAAGAAGCGATGTTATTGAAGGATAGCTTGAACATAGATGCTCCAGCTCCGTCCCTAGCTTCTGTTGGAAAAGAAACGGACTACACATTGCCAGATCTAATTGGTAAGGCACCTGGTGAGTCGGCTGAGGAGCTTCGTCGCTATCTGGTTCAACCAGTTATTTTAGGCAAAGGTGCTGAGATTAAGAAGGTTTCTTTGGAAAAAGGTAGCTTAGTAGCCCCTAATCAACAGGTTCTCTTATTGACGAATAAATTGGAAGAAATGCCAGACTTGTATGCGGTGACCAAGGAGAATATGGATCTACTAGCTGAATGGACAGGTATTGAAGTGACCTATGAGGGGTCTGGTTCCAAGGTTGTGAAGCAGAGCGTAGAAGTGGGGACCAAGTTGAATAAAACCAAGAAATTAACAGTTACGTTAGGAGAATAATATGCAGTTTGCACTTATGTCGGGATTGGTTGCATTTTTAGCAACGGTAATCCTGATACCACGATTTATTACCTTTTATCAAGCCAAGCGCATCGAAGGGCAACAGATGCACGAAGATGTCAAGCAACACCAGTTCAAGGCCGGAACTCCTACCATGGGGGGTACAGTCTTCCTAGTTGTTGCTGTCCTTGTTAGTTTTATTTTTGCAGCTAGCCTGAAAATGCTGACAGGTGGTGTCTTGGCTATTCTTTTCATTTTGGCTCTCTATGGCTTGGTCGGATTTTTGGATGATTTCTTGAAAATCTTCCGCAAAATCAATGAAGGACTTAATCCTAAGCAAAAGCTAGCCCTACAAATCCTGGGTGGTCTTGTTTTCTATTTTGTCCATGTCAAAGGTGCTGGTGGTGGTGAGCTCAATGTCTTTGGCCACATTATCAATCTTGGGGTACTCTATTTACCATTTGTTCTATTCTGGTTGGTTGGTTTTTCAAACGCGGTCAATCTGACAGATGGGATTGATGGATTGGCTTCTATTTCTGTGACAATCAGTTTGCTGGCCTATTCTGTTATTGCTTACCAGGAGCAGAAGTTTGATATTCTCTTGGTCTGTGTGACCATGATCGGTGGCTTGCTTGGTTTCTTTGTCTACAACCGTAAACCAGCCAAGATCTTCATGGGAGATGTGGGAAGTCTGGCACTCGGTGGGATGTTGGCAACCATTTCCATTGCGCTTCGTCAAGAAT is drawn from Streptococcus sp. 29892 and contains these coding sequences:
- a CDS encoding potassium channel family protein codes for the protein MPNYTIGILGLGVFGTTIAKTLHNYDCNIIAIDNHEQQINHLEPILTRGIVGDITDRSLLRAAGIGNCDAVVVATGDNLESSVLAVMHSKILGVPMVVAKVKGTTAKEVLLRVGADKVISPERETGISLAKQLLHKDTTSLLELEGNVSIVEFHPPAKWIGKTLGELKLRQHYKMNIIGYRSGENQELNIQLTPDYIFKSHELIMAVTDHNTVDHFEDLTH
- a CDS encoding TrkH family potassium uptake protein; translation: MKAFKIHLTPSQRIILSFLLVILVGSLLLSLPISQVPTSTASYWDHLFTTVSMVCVTGLFTKAVADTYSTVGQIICMLLIQIGGLSLVGFVGLFALRGGRKINFMSMATLQEALNRSDTKHFRSFLKSVFGFTLAIETLGAILLSFHFVPEFGWAKGLFTSIFLAVSAFCNAGFDNFGANSIVRYVDNPLINLTLASLIIMGGLGFSVWFDLHTQLGQKHHLPKLGFHTKVVLGLTATILGLGTLLTLLTEWNNPATIGQLSFGHKLLASFFQTVTMRTAGFASIDYTQAEPITLLIYIFQMMLGGAPGGTAGGIKITAFLTLILYARSEILGLPHTNFLGRTIDSLTIRKAFATFSVFLLVFLAGLFALAITDKHQPLLFLVFEVMSALATVGVTANLTPSLSMAGQAVIMALMFFGRIGPLSILASLALRKASKTESLQYAKSSMLV
- a CDS encoding MFS transporter; the protein is MNKPFTPKQTCRFFVLFYALFSTFFIYSYMVNEPISGSFLLTLPTIQIIRSFKTEEKRYYIIQAIFALFAMTLTYSVGIWLGHVKPRVLILPAGFALAILYRLYFKKEKTDER
- a CDS encoding DUF3278 domain-containing protein translates to MKKETFQDKLIKRFYGIAGPLDEYRKQEAFRLGNTCFILLFWGTMALTLLALALSKRYPEVVAYGYPTALLLSTLSASMYMASKMRHSQVDSVDVEELTSKEQKQLKGASFKFTLYFTAVMYIWTVVFGAWMEGLNPLDHLFDLRKFLAACLGGIFTGIAIEIMLRKRMKKAEQLTVSSAISKKEPKWIQNMIRHVYGIRGPLDEYRRTKADEIGGIAFIYYFYFLALGNAIAYFLAYRYPVEVATYYPMIIAFFSIILIGIVNMQTLHADLPQYDLDELSLEERQGRLLNPILWGLGVALLSSLFAGLADLFSLQLPLLDSIFHVKSLLFGGMMGLFASLALSALAYLQKLEADTAKKK
- a CDS encoding helix-turn-helix transcriptional regulator; the protein is MNRVKDYRLLLGISQLDLAKAIGVSRQTINMIENNKYNPSLDLCINLAKALQTDLNSLFWNE
- the rsmH gene encoding 16S rRNA (cytosine(1402)-N(4))-methyltransferase RsmH, which codes for MSKEFNHTTVLLHETVDMLDIKPNGIYVDATLGGAGHSEYLLSQLTDGGHLYAFDQDQTAIDHAQIRLAAYIEKGQVTFIKDNFRNLKVRLAELGVTEIDGICYDLGVSSPQLDERERGFSYKQDAPLDMRMNREGHLTAYDVVNTYDYHDLVRIFFKYGEDKFSKQIARKIEQARDIKPIETTTELAELIKSAKPAKELKKKGHPAKQIFQAIRIEVNDELGAADESIQQAIDLLALDGRISVITFHSLEDRLTKQLFKEASTIDVPKGLPFIPDDLKAPLELVNRKPILPSQEELEANNRAHSAKLRVAKRVHK
- the ftsL gene encoding cell division protein FtsL; translation: MLQEKRREATMRVIGDKFKTFTRVEKAFYTSIILSGLALAIGIIFLQTRLIQVQSEMAKVNQNINQKQIEINDAKQAVNELTRSARLMEIAEKAGLTFNNDNIGVAE
- the pbp2X gene encoding penicillin-binding protein PBP2X, encoding MPRRNNKLLQYVLKKRYIPSQNRRKVGQGLLFLTVLVFFIFLFNFAFIIGTDSKAGVKLSERADAVHQKEVTIQAKRGTIYDRTGIPIAEDSTTYTVYAIIDKEYVSELKKILYVEDSQFTKVADIFKKHLGMETDYVLQQLRQPELKQVYFGTLGKNISYSTMTTIQEEMKAAGIEGIAFNASPGRMYPNGNFASIFVGLANLIENKDGSHSLQGMSGMEYYLNDILAGQDGKVVYEKDSQGRVLPGTETVKEATINGQDVYTTISADLQRSLETNMNTFFDTARGRYANATLVSARTGEILATTQRPSYDSDTKEGLGQEGLLERSLLYQEAFEPGSTMKVLTVASAIDNGTFDPNAYYTNNEYVIADAKINDWTLNDGMSAVTLNYAQGFSLSSNVGMTLLQQQMGDEKWLNYLTKFRFGYPTRFGMGDEAPGLVPEDNIVTIAMSTFGQGISANQAQMIRSFTSIANNGVMLEPKFISALYDPNTESARISDKEEVGNPVSEKAADDTLRYMINVGADPIFGTLYSHDIQGPAIQVEGYDIAMKSGSAEIASEDGQGYIKGAYINSVVAMIPAEDPEFIMYVTIRQPEVLNVLSWDSIISPTLKEAMLLKDSLNIDAPAPSLASVGKETDYTLPDLIGKAPGESAEELRRYLVQPVILGKGAEIKKVSLEKGSLVAPNQQVLLLTNKLEEMPDLYAVTKENMDLLAEWTGIEVTYEGSGSKVVKQSVEVGTKLNKTKKLTVTLGE
- the mraY gene encoding phospho-N-acetylmuramoyl-pentapeptide-transferase, coding for MQFALMSGLVAFLATVILIPRFITFYQAKRIEGQQMHEDVKQHQFKAGTPTMGGTVFLVVAVLVSFIFAASLKMLTGGVLAILFILALYGLVGFLDDFLKIFRKINEGLNPKQKLALQILGGLVFYFVHVKGAGGGELNVFGHIINLGVLYLPFVLFWLVGFSNAVNLTDGIDGLASISVTISLLAYSVIAYQEQKFDILLVCVTMIGGLLGFFVYNRKPAKIFMGDVGSLALGGMLATISIALRQEWTLLLIGLVYVIETSSVMLQVSYFKYTKKRFGEGRRIFRMTPFHHHLELGGLTGKSEKWSEWQVDFFLWSVGLVMSLITLVILYL